From the Methanobacterium sp. CWC-01 genome, the window ATCCATAATAATTGTAGACTTATATTTCGTTTTAGTTGGATAAAAATATACATATCATTCCACAGCATTGTGTGGACCCTGGAAGTGGTACTTAGCTAGTGCTATCAGCAAATAACCACCCCACTAATTCATGCCAGAATTTTCAGGGATTTAGAATCCTTCAGTATTAGTTCCAAGGCCCCACGATACTCAGCTACATTTCCAACAACGTTTACGCGCCTTTGATTTAGTCCCATGATGTTTATGTTGTTTTTTTCCATATCAAGGGAGGTGGACTGAAAGATGACTATAGTGAGCCGGCCGCTCCCATCATTCAAATCTAAGAAGTAAGTTTCCCCGTTTTTGGATCTTTTCACAACCTGCACAACCCCCTCCACCGAAACTTCTTTATCAATCATTCCCAGGTTCAGATCTTCTATCCGAACCTTCTGGGGGGCAATATATCCTGCGGTAAATATCATACCCACCATTCCCACTAGAGACGTTAATAGGGCTATTTTGAATATTTTTTCATCGTCCACACCAACACCAGTAATAACTAATAACTCGATAGTATTAATAATTGTGGTTATGGTATGGAACTAGTTCAGGATTTCTGGGAGCCTTTGAACATGGAGTCAATTCTCTCCAAGGTGTCAATATCCTCCGGGCTGAGATCATAACGTATGCCCTTAACCACCGGGAACCGGAGGGAATATCCGCTTTCATATTCGGGACTTTTTACAATTTCGCTGAAGGCTATTTCAAGCACTATTCTTGGCTCAATTCTTACTGTGCGACCTTTCTGGTTAGTAATAAGTGGCTCAACCAATTGTGAGAGTTCGGCTAAGGTCTTATCATCCAGGCCAGTGGCCACGTGGGCGATGGTACGGAGCTGATTATCATCATCCTGCAAGGCCAACAGGTAGGAACCAATAAAGTGGGCCCGTTTACCTTTCCCATAAGTTCCCCCCACCACGGCCAGATCCAGAGTTTCTGGTTCGGCCTTGAATTTGAGCATTTTCTTACCACGGATACCAGGCATATAGGGTGCTTCGGGATCCTTAATCATGATCCCCTCATGTCCCTCATTAATGGAGTCTTCGAAGAGTTTCTGGGCCTTTTCAATGTCAGAAGGTG encodes:
- a CDS encoding OB-fold nucleic acid binding domain-containing protein, translated to MDDEKIFKIALLTSLVGMVGMIFTAGYIAPQKVRIEDLNLGMIDKEVSVEGVVQVVKRSKNGETYFLDLNDGSGRLTIVIFQSTSLDMEKNNINIMGLNQRRVNVVGNVAEYRGALELILKDSKSLKILA